One Deinococcus psychrotolerans genomic window carries:
- a CDS encoding DUF5996 family protein, producing MTSNHDAWPPLPLAPWQDTLETVHLWTQIVGKVRLALTPWVNHSWHLTLSLSARGLTTGLIHHPHGAFEIEFDFRRHCLLVVTGAGERRSFALQGLRVAGFYQTLMDTLDELGLGVEIWPSPTELPDPILAFPEDEQHAAYDPEAVTRYWQALLSVHRVLNVFRAGFCGKVSPVHFFWGAFDLAVTRFSGRTAPKYPGGVPHCPDWVMEEAYSHELSSAGFWPGTGLGEAAFYAYAYPEPPGFKTARVGPVGAVYHAGLGEFILPYETVRLAADPDAALLEFLQSTYVAAAELGRWNRVALDYTPWPAATVRQVISGQGASHHQT from the coding sequence ATGACTTCAAATCACGACGCCTGGCCGCCGCTCCCGCTCGCCCCCTGGCAGGACACCCTGGAGACCGTGCACCTGTGGACCCAGATCGTCGGCAAGGTTCGTCTGGCCCTGACCCCCTGGGTCAACCATTCCTGGCATCTCACGCTGAGCCTCAGTGCCCGCGGCCTGACTACCGGCCTCATCCACCACCCGCACGGGGCCTTCGAGATCGAGTTCGATTTCCGGCGTCACTGCCTCCTGGTGGTGACGGGAGCGGGAGAGCGCCGATCCTTTGCTCTCCAGGGTTTAAGAGTCGCCGGGTTCTATCAGACGCTGATGGACACCCTGGACGAACTCGGCCTGGGCGTCGAGATCTGGCCCAGCCCCACCGAACTGCCCGATCCCATCCTGGCGTTTCCTGAAGACGAGCAGCACGCGGCCTATGACCCTGAGGCCGTGACGCGCTACTGGCAGGCCCTGTTGAGCGTCCACCGCGTGCTGAATGTCTTTCGGGCGGGGTTTTGTGGCAAGGTCAGCCCGGTGCATTTCTTCTGGGGGGCCTTCGATCTGGCCGTGACCCGCTTTTCTGGTCGCACGGCCCCAAAGTATCCCGGCGGCGTTCCCCACTGCCCGGACTGGGTGATGGAAGAAGCCTACTCCCACGAGCTATCGAGCGCGGGGTTCTGGCCAGGCACCGGACTGGGGGAGGCGGCGTTCTACGCTTACGCCTATCCTGAGCCGCCCGGCTTTAAAACGGCGCGGGTGGGTCCGGTGGGGGCGGTGTATCACGCGGGGCTGGGCGAGTTCATCCTGCCCTACGAGACGGTGCGCTTAGCGGCGGACCCGGACGCGGCGCTGCTGGAGTTCCTGCAAAGCACCTACGTGGCGGCGGCGGAGTTGGGCCGCTGGAACCGCGTGGCGCTGGACTACACGCCCTGGCCCGCTGCGACGGTACGGCAGGTGATTTCTGGGCAAGGCGCAAGCCACCACCAAACCTGA
- a CDS encoding NADPH-dependent FMN reductase codes for MTQPTPLKFLGIAGSLRRASYNRALLAAARELCPGGVTLDIFDLAPLPLYDQDIDTEAAPPAVQAFRDALWSADALLISTPEYNHGVPGVLKNALDWASRPPQHQPLSGLPVAIMGASPYTWGTARAQAHLRQTLVFPSALVLSQPEVLVANATGKFDAEGHLVDEATRTFVHGLLVALAAWTHRVGRPPVTTEQANLTPA; via the coding sequence ATGACCCAGCCCACCCCCCTCAAGTTTCTCGGCATCGCAGGCAGCCTGCGCCGCGCCTCGTACAACCGCGCCCTGCTGGCCGCCGCACGGGAGCTGTGCCCAGGCGGCGTGACGCTCGACATCTTTGACCTCGCGCCGCTGCCGCTGTATGACCAAGACATCGACACGGAGGCCGCCCCACCCGCTGTCCAAGCGTTCCGGGATGCACTGTGGTCCGCTGACGCCCTGCTGATTTCCACACCCGAATACAACCACGGCGTTCCCGGCGTCCTCAAGAATGCGCTGGACTGGGCCTCACGCCCGCCCCAGCACCAGCCACTCAGCGGCCTGCCGGTGGCGATCATGGGTGCCAGTCCGTACACCTGGGGCACCGCCCGCGCCCAGGCGCACCTCCGGCAGACATTGGTTTTCCCCAGCGCCCTGGTGCTGTCTCAGCCCGAAGTCTTGGTGGCCAACGCCACCGGCAAGTTTGATGCGGAGGGCCACCTTGTCGATGAAGCGACCCGGACCTTCGTCCACGGCCTGCTGGTGGCGCTGGCTGCCTGGACCCACCGGGTGGGCCGTCCCCCGGTGACCACGGAGCAAGCGAATCTGACCCCTGCTTGA
- a CDS encoding luciferase family protein, giving the protein MTIPDHSGPCDSALEELRRTALSLKYVQISPYAYGQEGVFHQGLLIGHLHRSGVVGLACSVAVRDTLIQQGLVRPHHDNPDAPWIILTLDHPADLALAARLLREAWQCQAGQRQRIAYPSMDSPLSTQV; this is encoded by the coding sequence ATGACGATCCCAGATCACAGCGGGCCGTGCGACTCGGCCCTGGAGGAGTTGCGCCGCACAGCCCTCAGCTTGAAGTACGTTCAGATCAGCCCCTACGCTTACGGTCAGGAGGGCGTTTTCCATCAGGGCCTCCTGATCGGGCATCTGCACCGCAGCGGTGTGGTGGGTCTCGCCTGCTCCGTTGCGGTGCGGGACACCCTGATTCAGCAAGGACTGGTTCGCCCTCACCACGACAACCCGGATGCGCCGTGGATCATCTTGACCCTCGACCACCCCGCCGATCTTGCGCTGGCAGCGAGGCTGCTGCGGGAAGCGTGGCAGTGCCAGGCCGGTCAACGGCAGCGAATAGCTTATCCAAGTATGGATTCGCCCCTTTCGACTCAGGTTTGA
- a CDS encoding ubiquitin carboxyl-terminal hydrolase 14 codes for MMTCTHLDQIDRSVTPSADGCEECLKLGDTWIHLRLCLICGHVGCCDSSKNKHATAHFHATRHPLVQSAEPGEDWLYCYVDELTMEPGTGALWSGDWHVTPR; via the coding sequence ATGATGACCTGCACGCACCTCGATCAAATTGACCGCTCCGTGACACCCAGCGCCGATGGCTGCGAGGAATGCCTGAAACTGGGCGACACTTGGATTCACCTGCGCCTGTGCCTGATCTGCGGACATGTCGGCTGCTGCGATTCCAGCAAAAACAAGCACGCCACCGCCCATTTTCACGCCACACGGCATCCGCTGGTTCAGAGCGCCGAGCCCGGCGAGGACTGGCTCTACTGCTATGTCGACGAACTCACGATGGAACCCGGCACCGGAGCGCTGTGGAGCGGTGACTGGCATGTGACGCCCCGATGA